The nucleotide sequence GGGCGCGACCATGCCGCTGGTGATGGGGGCGGCGCTGGGCGTGGCCGGCATGGTCTGGGCCGCCGGACTGGGCCTGGCCGCGCCGCTCGTCGCGTATCCGGCCATTCACCATGTACTGACTGCGATCGGCATGGGCTGGCTTGGGTGGCTGGCGTGGCAGCTGTTTCGCAGCGCTGGCGAGCCGGTGGCCGCCGACAGCACGCCCGAGGTCGCGCCCGGCCTGTTGACTGGCGCCGGCTTGCAACTGGTCAACCCCAAGGCCTGGATGATGGCGCTCGCCGTGGTCGGCGTATTCGCGCCCGGCGATACAGGTGCGGGCGGCGCGAGCCTGCGTGCCCTGGTGTTCCTAATTGTGGCGATGGCCGGCTTGGCCACCTGGGGCGTGCTGGGGCGCTATGGTATCGGCAGCCTGGGCCAGGCTCGCCATCGCCGCCTGTTCAATCGGGCGATGGCATTATTGCTGGTGGTCGCGGCCGGGTTGTCGATTCTGGTTTGAGACGGCGTCCGGGCGCCGGGGTCCGTGTTTACGCCGATACGGCCGGCGGTTCGCCCGGCACGCACTGTACGAAGGTCACGACCGGCTTCAAGCGGTCCGGGTAGCCGGAGGCCTGGTACGCCGTCAGCGGCATGCCGAAGTCTGGACGATCGAATGGCCAGGGCGCGAATCGGATCACGCCGTCGGCTGCGATCTCGTAGCTGATCTCGGTCTCGTTGCGGGCGTCGCGATGGGCCGGGACCCGCACGCGGCGTGGTTCGCGATTCTCAAAACCCAGATCGAAGGCGACCGTATCGCAAAACCGGGTGATGTGATCGGCCCGTTCGAAGTCGGCGTCTGAAAAAGGGGTTTCGCCGCGTCGATCCGCGATTGCTTCCTTCAACCGATTGACCAGCGCCTGAACCGCGGGCGTTTCCGGCGTGCCGATCAGGCGGCGCAGATGCCGTTTGGCCACCGCATCGGTGACTGGATCGTCGTGGCGCGTGGCCACGCCACGCTCGGTGAGCGCATGCCATTCCGCATCGCCGTAGGCGCCGAGCGGGTGGTTGTCGAGCGGGCCGTAGTGCCAGTCGTGCAGGGCAACGCCGCGGGCGAATGCCTCGAAGTCGAGCGCGGGGCGGTCGAAGTGCGCGTTGCCCCAGTGCATCGCGAGCAGACCGCTGAAAAGCGAATGCTCGAGCTGCGGCAGGATGCGGTCGCGATGGCGGGATCGGAACATGGGCGGACTCGGGCGCGGCGCGCGACGGGGCCAATGGCCCGACGATAACGTGTCGTGCCCGCGCTGTGCAGGGCGGGGGCGGCACTCGACCAATTAACGACACACCAATCGCGATCCCGACGTGAATTTGTCAACGGTATCGCCGATATTGGCTGAAAATAAGTGTATTCCACATAGAGCGGCTAGCGCCCTTAGTGAAACCATCATGATCGGGGATTCAATCAGGCGTGGCTACGCCGCGCTGGTCCGTTGGCTCGGGCAGTTCAGCTTGCGGTTCGAGCCGGCTCTGGAGGCCGAATTCGAGCGCGCGACCGTGCGTGCCCGGCGCTATCGGTTCCGACGTATCGGCTATTTGCAGCTGGCGATGACCCATCTCGGGGCGGTCGGGCTGTATGTACTGCTCGACAACGCGGCGGTCGTGATTCTCGCCACGCTGGCCGTCGATCTGTTCAGCCTCGGTTGCTTTGTCATCCTGCGACGCAAGCCCGATGTATTCGTGCGCGAAAGCGTGATGATGGCGGGGGTTCTGTGCTGGGTGCTCATGGCCGAAACCGTGAGTCTGTATGCCGAGCCGCGTTATCTGTGGATCATCCAGACCGCCATCGCCTTGCAGCCGTTTCTGATGGCCGCCGGCATCCAGCTGCGTTTCCCTTATTGTGTGGTGGGCTGCATCGCGACTGTGGCCACGGTGGTCGTCGGCAACGCGCTGTTTACGCATGCGGCGCCGAGCGAGCAGTTGTGGATGGCGCTGGTGCAAACCGTGGCCGCGATCTATGCGTTGTTCGGTTGCTGGCGGTTGGAAGAACGCGAGCGCGCGAATTATCGGGCGATCCGCGAGAGCGAACGCAATGCACGCGACCTGGATCGTGCAAACGCCCATCTCGCCCGGCTGACCCATCACGATGAGATGACCGGTGTGCTGAATCGCCGCGGCTTGCGGCGCGCGCTGGCCAAGGCGCCCGGCGCGCGCGTCGCGGTGCTGGTCGATGTCGATTATTTCAAACGCTACAACGATCATTATGGTCATCTTGCGGGCGATCGGTGTCTGTGTCAGGTCGCCGACTGTCTGAGCGATGCGCTGGCGCCCGGTGGCGACTTGTTGGCGCGCTGGGGTGGCGAAGAGTTCCTGGTGATCGTCGATACCGATCGGTCCGAGGTGGGGGCCGAACGTGGCGAGCGGGTGCGGGCGGCGGTTCGCGCGCTGGGTATCGCCCACGAAGCGTCGCCGGTGGGCGCGGTGGTGAGTATTTCGGCCGGCTATGCGGTAGGGCCCCGGGATGCGAGCGCCAACCTCGACGAATGGGTGCATCGTGCCGACCAGGCGCTTTATTCGGCCAAGCAGGCCGGGCGTAATTGCGTTCGTGGTTGGCCGCAGGGCCGTAGGGCGGCCGGCCCGGAAAGACGGGACCGGTTCGGCAGCGAACCGCTTTGAATGGCGCTGGCCATGCGGCGATGCGGGCACGGCCAGCGCCCGTATCGTGCTTCACATGCCGTGTTTTATGCCGCGGTCGATCAACCACCAGTTGGCCGGATAGGCGGTGGCAAAGCCTATGGCCATGGCGATCTGCATCATGAACCAGAACACCGCCGAGCCGGCGTCGGGTTCTTGTGGCAGAAGCACGAGCGAGGCCAATGCCATCCACCCGTACATGCCGATCTGGAAGGCGATCAATGACAGCGTATCGGCCTTGACAGCGTTGACGAGCGCCTTGACCGGGTTGGTCTCGCCCATGCTCATGGCCGGCAGGAACTGGAACAGGATGCCGAACAGATAGGCGGCCACGAACTCGGCGGTGAAATGTCCGAGCAGGGTGGAGCCGAGCACGGTGAAGCCGGTCAGCGCCACGACCGGAATGGCTACCGAATCACCCAGCGTACAGCCGCCGCCGCAGTGGGTCACACCGACGAACACGCTCTGCCAATGGGGCTTGGGTGCGTGATGATGACCGCCGCCGCCATCGTCGCCATGGCCGTGACCGTGATGCGAATCGTGATGCGCGTGAGCGTGGCCGCCGCCGCGCGGCATGCCGTCGGGTTGGCCCATCGCCTTGTAAATCCACCAGCCGACGACCGGGAAATACAGGCCGGTGATCGGCCAGGTGACGTTCATGACGTTCATGTGCTGCGGGCGTTGATAACAATCGATCGCGATGGCGGCGCCGGTGACGATTCCCAGCGCGATGACGATCCAGGACAGGGCAGTGAGTGTCATAAGCGGTTGATCCTTATCCAGTCGAGCCCAGATTCAATACCGGGATCGCGGCGCCGTTTCCACGGTCGCACGATTTGACGATGCCCGGCAGCGGGCATAAGCTTTGTATTGAGCATACCCCACCCCCGGAGGGGTGGATCAAGCCAAGGAGAACCCGTATGACACGACTCAGGATTGAAGGCATGAGTTGTCAGCATTGCGTGGCGGCTGTCAACGAGGCGCTGGCCGAGGTCGACGGCGTGGAACGCGTGGTGCAGGTCGATCTGGATTCCGGTGTGGCCGAAGTCGAGGGCGACGCGGATACGCAGGCGTTGCTGGCCGCGGTGCGCGAGGAAGGCTACGAAGCCACGATGGCGTAATGGCCGATACCACCCAGCAGCCTTGTAATCATCTGGCGATCGAGCCGGGCGTG is from Salinisphaera sp. LB1 and encodes:
- a CDS encoding DUF3891 family protein; amino-acid sequence: MFRSRHRDRILPQLEHSLFSGLLAMHWGNAHFDRPALDFEAFARGVALHDWHYGPLDNHPLGAYGDAEWHALTERGVATRHDDPVTDAVAKRHLRRLIGTPETPAVQALVNRLKEAIADRRGETPFSDADFERADHITRFCDTVAFDLGFENREPRRVRVPAHRDARNETEISYEIAADGVIRFAPWPFDRPDFGMPLTAYQASGYPDRLKPVVTFVQCVPGEPPAVSA
- a CDS encoding DUF4396 domain-containing protein; its protein translation is MTLTALSWIVIALGIVTGAAIAIDCYQRPQHMNVMNVTWPITGLYFPVVGWWIYKAMGQPDGMPRGGGHAHAHHDSHHGHGHGDDGGGGHHHAPKPHWQSVFVGVTHCGGGCTLGDSVAIPVVALTGFTVLGSTLLGHFTAEFVAAYLFGILFQFLPAMSMGETNPVKALVNAVKADTLSLIAFQIGMYGWMALASLVLLPQEPDAGSAVFWFMMQIAMAIGFATAYPANWWLIDRGIKHGM
- a CDS encoding diguanylate cyclase, coding for MIGDSIRRGYAALVRWLGQFSLRFEPALEAEFERATVRARRYRFRRIGYLQLAMTHLGAVGLYVLLDNAAVVILATLAVDLFSLGCFVILRRKPDVFVRESVMMAGVLCWVLMAETVSLYAEPRYLWIIQTAIALQPFLMAAGIQLRFPYCVVGCIATVATVVVGNALFTHAAPSEQLWMALVQTVAAIYALFGCWRLEERERANYRAIRESERNARDLDRANAHLARLTHHDEMTGVLNRRGLRRALAKAPGARVAVLVDVDYFKRYNDHYGHLAGDRCLCQVADCLSDALAPGGDLLARWGGEEFLVIVDTDRSEVGAERGERVRAAVRALGIAHEASPVGAVVSISAGYAVGPRDASANLDEWVHRADQALYSAKQAGRNCVRGWPQGRRAAGPERRDRFGSEPL
- a CDS encoding heavy-metal-associated domain-containing protein, encoding MTRLRIEGMSCQHCVAAVNEALAEVDGVERVVQVDLDSGVAEVEGDADTQALLAAVREEGYEATMA
- a CDS encoding LysE family translocator; this encodes MIGFTLFAIVASFTPGPTNILVMASSAQRGLGATMPLVMGAALGVAGMVWAAGLGLAAPLVAYPAIHHVLTAIGMGWLGWLAWQLFRSAGEPVAADSTPEVAPGLLTGAGLQLVNPKAWMMALAVVGVFAPGDTGAGGASLRALVFLIVAMAGLATWGVLGRYGIGSLGQARHRRLFNRAMALLLVVAAGLSILV